The DNA region GCCAATCCGGCGAGACGGCACAGTTTTTTCACCGTAATCTCTGGTTGTAAGTGTAAGGTTTTATCTTGGCTTGAATGCTCTGTCATTGGGAAGTGTAGGGACGGTATTTCGGCTGCGGCGTATAGTTTCCTTTGCCCTTTTCCCAGCGGAAGGTGTCACCTTCAATCACAAGATCTTTTCGCAAATTGAGTTTCTCTTCCGGCGCGGCAAAGGTCTTCGGAGCAGACCTGCTAAGATTGGCCTTCACGTCGGCATACTTATCGTCTGCATACTGATCATCCGACACGAGGTTATTCCACTCATTGGGATCTTCGCGAAGGCTGTAAAGTTCTTCGCCGTCCTCCCCATAACGGATGTAACGCCAGTCACGATTGATGATGGCGTATTCGCCTGGGGTCATGTAGGGCAAATAGACATTGCGATCGGTTGCTGCCGAAGGATTGCTCAGAGCCTGCGCGAGCGACTCGCCCTCGAGTGGCTGATGAGGCGTCGGCAGATCACACATCTCAGAGAGCGTTGGGTAGATGTCGATCAAACTGACCGTGACATCCGTCTTGACGCCTTCGGTGATTCCTGGACCAGCCCAAATGAAAGGCACATTCGATGTGCGTTCCCAGAGCGTGTGCTTGCCCCATTGGCCTTTCTCGCCATGGTGATATCCGTGGTCACTCCACAACACCACAATGGTATTGTCGGCGTAAGGACTCGATTCCAACGCGTCAAGCACGCGGCCCAGCATTGCATCGGCGTAACTGATGCAGGCAAGGTACCCGTGGATCGCATCAGCCATCGCACCCATTTTGACGAGCTTCTCGTGATGGAAAAGCTTCCGGGCCTCTGTCCGCTTGCGCGTCTTGGGCGGTAGGTCTTCCAAATCGTTTTCCTTCATCGGAGGCATCTCGATCTTCGCTGGATCGTACAGATCGAAGTACTTCTGTGGACAATAGTTGGGGTAGTGGGGCGAGTAAAGACCGCAGGCGAGAAAGAACGGTTTGTCGTGTTTCTGTTTCAGTTGTTTGACCGCCCAATTGACTCGAATCGTGTCGGCCATCTCTTCTTCTTTGTCATTCGGGATTCCAGCCCATTCAAGAAAGAGTCCCGCTTTGAACGTCTGGCCTTGGTTGTAAACACTTGCGGGAAATGGTTGAGGGACAGGCGTTTCGCTACTCCAGGACTCCAACGGCCAACCGCTCTCACGCTGGAATTGGTTGCGGAGGAAAAACTCGGTCCAGCCTCGCTGGTCGATCGCACCCTCGGGATGATGAAACAACTTCCCCGCACCAAACGTCGCGTAGCCACCTTTTGCGAAGCTCATTTGAAGAGCTTCGATTTCGGGGTGTCCCACGAAGTAGTTCGGAGTCTCATAGCAACCGGTCGTCGAAGCGTACTGACCAGAAAAGATCGCAGCGCGACTGGGGGCGCAAAACACGCCTGCGGTATGGGCGTTCGTAAAGTTGACGCCGCGTGCCGCCAATCGATCGATGTTCGGTGTGATGGCGTGCGGCGTCGTTTCCAGACACCCGATCCAGTCGTTCATATCGTCAACCGCCAGGAACAGCACGTTGGGCTGCGATTCGGCGGCGGCGAGCGTTGTGAAGCTCAGCATAAGGAGCGGAACTAGGCTGAACAAAGTTTTCTTAATGTGGCTATTCATGAGATTTGGCTTCTTGAGCAAGCGTGGGGGACAACGCGAGTGGGACAACGCTGCCGTTCATACAAAAGCTCTCTCCCGCAACGACTCCGATTAGACAAGAAAATCGCAAAAACAACGAACCCAGCTTGTTTCGGTCGAGTTTGGTGAATAAGTCGATTCGAGGGACCGAAGTAAGTTCCTGGGGATTTTTGAGCACGTATGTCAGACAATGGCTTACGCGCACAGTCGAGGTGTGATCCATCGTGATTTGAAGCCATCGAATACCGTCAGTCCATCAAACTCGATCCAACGAACGTCAACCTGTACAATAAACTCGGCAATACCTTGAGGAACGAAGGGAAACTGACCGAGGCGATAGCCGTCTACAACCAAGCCATTGAGCGGGATCCACAAAACATCGACGCCCATCGCAGGCTCTGCGCCGCGTTGCAAGTTCAGGGTCCGATGGCAGAAACGCTCGACGCTGCTCGCAAGCTCGTTGAGCTTAACCCCGGAAATGCTGACGCCTACAACGTGTTGGCATGGTTGCTTGTAACCGTCCCCATCGAGAACGGTGAATATCAAGACATCGATTCCGCCGTTTCCCTCGCTCAAAACGCGTGTAAACTGGCTCCCAATAACGCGGGCTTTTGGAATACGCTGGGTGTCGCCCACTATCGAGCGGAGCAATGGCAAGAGGTCATTGCCGCGATGGAAGAGTCGATGGAACTCGGTGTGGACCATCCCACCAACTGGTTGTTTCTCGCAATGGCCCATCAGCGACAGGGCAATCGAGACGAAGCCCAACATTGGTATCGAAAGTCGATTGCTTGGCGTGGTAGGAAAAAGCTCGATGCGAAGCTACAAAGTTTTTACACCGAAGCCGCAACGGTGGTCGAGCCGTAACCGTGTATCGGTCCAAGAGTCGAACTTTTGGACGTTCCCTTCCAGGGCCTTCACCCGGCGAAGCCTTTCCCGTTGTCCTGTGCGTTTGCGCGGGTCACCGCCGGGACCACTTTGGACGCTGCGACCTGGCTGCTATTTCCGTTTCGAATAGAGCACTTTCATTCCTGCCCTACGTTCGTCCTGCAAGATCTCATAGATCGCGCGCCCGTCGCGTCTCAAATGGAACGTCCGGCTTTCATCGTTTGAAGTAACCTCAATCGTCGCGGTCTCCGTGCTGTAAGCAGCCGGAATCCTCCTCCTTTGCCTATTGATGATCTCTGCTCGCCCCTCCTCAGAGAGCACCAGGCTTTCGAACTTACCTTCCCAGATGCCAAGTAATGCCTGCTCGTCAACCGAGTCGGCAGGGAAGTATCCATCCAGCATGTCGTCCAGGTCTCTTTCGAACTGAGCGTATTCATCGAAAGCGAGGTCGAATTGCTCTTGATAGAAACGTGATATAGCAAGAACACTCTTTTTGAACGCATCGGGGTTATTCGGGCTCATGAAGTTGTGGTTCATTTCCGAGAAAATAATGGCCTGACCGCTGCCGCCCTCTGCTTCGATTTGCTCGCGGAATCTGAGGCTCTGCGAGGGGTGAGTCAGGATGTCGAGGCCACCATGCAGCAGCAGAGTGGCAGGCGGCGGACGGCGTAAATGGTGAAATGCCGACGCTTCAAACGCCTCGTCGTCACTGGCAAGGCCATATCGCCGGCGAGCTTCTTCGTCCGGAAACAGCGACTCCTCACTATTCGTGAAATCGTAGATTCCCCAGCATCCCAGATAGCTTCTGCATTGCGGCGTCTGCTGGGCCATCATCGCGGAAAGCGGCGCACCTGCCGATCCGCCGCTGAAGCCGAACCGCGAGAGATCGGCGTTGAACGCCTCGGCTCGTTGCCGAAACCAGGCGACGGAATCTTGCAGATCACTCATCGCCAACGGATAGGTTCCGCCTTGCTCCTTGCATCGGTAAGCCAAACCAACGAAGACGATACCCAAGCGGTCGCAGAGGATCCTCGCTTCCTGCCCAACAGTTGCGGGCGGCACTTCGGTGGATGTTCCACCATTCCATCCCCCACCGTGAACATGAAAGACGACAGGATAGGGGCCTTGGCCCGATGTTGGTTGGTGAACAACGATCGGAATCCCCATGCCGTTAACCACTTTCGCGACAGCAACCGTTTCTTCGCTAGCGTGGCCCGTCAATGCACAGGTCACCGCGATGAAGTAACCCGCGAGTGCGGTGAGTGCGAACCGGCTCCGTGCAATCATGTCTACCTCAGTTTGATGTCCCATTGGCTTATTGGTTTGGCAATTCGGCGACCGTTTGCACGTCGTGCTCGTTCTTCAACGCCCGAATTAATTCCTCGTTCCACTGCCGCGCATTTGGCCAATCAATACCTTGGGATTGAGCCTCCGAACAGGTTGCTAAAATATTTTTCAGCCAACGCGAATTCCTCCAAGTGTGAAAATGCAGAGGGTTCACATAGCCGTGACGCCCAATGAACTCAGAGGTTGTCATCAGGCAGCGTCGGAGCGTATCCCCATTTGACCGGGTTTCTCGAAGCCAACCGATCCAATGTTCACTCTCATCTAATTCAGGATCCCGTCCCATCATTTCAACAAAGGCTAACCGGACAACCGCACGTGCTTCCTCTTCCGGATACGCAGCATCGCGATATCCAAGTGGATCCACGGGAGACCGGTTGTTTCGCAAAACCCGATCCAGGCTGTTCTTCATGGGCACAAAATCTTCCTGCAAATGACTGCTCCCGATGGTCCGTTCCGGTAATCAAAAACCTTATTCTCCGCGTCCATCGCGTGAAAACGGAATGGATCAATCAGCGCGATGCCTCCCAGCATTTCTCGCGAAATCGCAACGACCACATTCCCTCTGACCTGCGTCCCCGGCGCGCCTTGCACCATGATGCCTTCATCAGTTGCGTCGTAAATCAGATTATTCAAGATGGACGTATCACGACTGGCGGTCGAAATACCATCGGCCATTCCATGCGGCTTCTCGCCTTGGGAGCGACCGTTTCCGCGGAAGTCCACACCTGAGGAAAAGACGAGATTGTCTGCAACGACAATTCCCTGCCCGCCTTCCTGGATATGGATCGCCGCCCATCCCCCGGCGCATCGACTTCCGATGACAATGCAGTTGAGGACTTGCTGGCCCACGGCCCCTTCGCCTCCGAAAGAAAGCATGGGTTCCTGCGCTGCAAGTCCTTCCGGGGGGTGGAAGCCCGGTCGATTCCCGTCCAGGACCAGTTTCGACAAAGTTGCGCCGGCGATCCCGCTGGCATCAATCAGTGTTCCGTGACCCCCATCCACATGCGTGATTCTTGCATAGTTCGAGGCCGTCTTCACTCCAACTGTTTCAATCCGCTGACCCGCCACGCGAAACTTCAAAGCTTCCTGCAACTCAACCACCTGCCCGGGGCGCAAGGAAATGTCCTTGCCCGCATCTAAATCCGCCTGCAGCGATTTCCCTTCCAGCAGCCCGTTTCCGCAACAGACACCAGGTGAAACCAGGAGAAGAAAGAGCAACCACCAGGCTTCGCCCTTCCCTCGGGTTTTCCACTGAAGACCCTCATTTACAGCAGCTTGCATAAGACGATTCACTGAAAAATATGTTTTGAAAATGTAATCCCTACTTAATTGCATGCACATAGCCATCGCCAGCCAGGACATACACTTTGTCTCGATAGATGACTCTATCGATGCCGCTGTCATCATCAGCTTTCACCGCAACCACAAACAACATCACCGGTTCGCTGGCGAAGTCGTCGAGCCCGTCGGTTCACTACGGCCCGTGCCTTCGGGGCACCAACCATCGACCCATTTCGTCATCGTGACAAAATTGCCGTCTGGGTCGCGCGTGGCCAAGGTGTAGGCCATGCCAGCATCGGATGCGTCGAGCCCTGGCTTATCGTACATTTCTTGCGCCTTCCTGAATCGCTTTTCAACAAAATTCCAGGCATCGCAGTCGATCGTGTTCATCCATGCGACGGCGGCCCAGTTATTCGCTTTCTTCGATCCGAAATTCGTGTTCCCACCCTGGAGCGACGTGTAGAAGTAGCCGATGCTATCGTCAAGAGCCAAGCAGTCTCGGAGAGTGTGCCCGCATCCGCCACCCAGGGAGCCACGAATCGGGTGAGTCGACACATTGTTGACTCCAGAATGGGACACCAGAACAACGTTCTGCAACTTCTCGGGGGCTTCCTTCTTCACCTGTTCGAGAGCGCGGTATGCGAGCTCATGCGGTCCCGCCTGGAGCCAGTAGAATTTCTTTCCGTTCCCAGTGCTCTTGATCACCACCACGGCGTTGGCCACGGCAGCATTCCACTGGCTATCAACTTGGCAATCAAAGAACTGGGTGACGGTGGTGTCGTACCCAAATTCAGTGACAGCGCCCTCAACGCTCGCCTTGTGTTCGGTGGGTTTCGGCTCACTTCCGTTCATGGGGCAACTGTTGTAGCTGAAGTGAACCAGTTGATTCTTCCAACCTCGTTTGGCAAAGATGGCCAACGCCAGAGGAGTAGCGGCGATGTCATCTTCATCGACTCTGTTGCCGTCGGCTGTGTATCCGATAACGTCATCAGCGTCGACGATTGGGACAGGTCCGTTGGTTTCATCTCGGTCTTGATTGGAATTCCTGGGGTCGTATTGAGCAGTCCAATCGATCGTACATTGTTGCGCAGAACATAGGGAACTGCTCAAGAGCGGCACCATTGCTGCCATCACAACCATTGGCCATGCGAGCGACGTCTTCAGAAATCTGCGTCGGTCTTTCCAGAGATCCTTCATCTTGTTCATCATTTTCATGGAATTCATTCAACCTTTTCGTTTGCTATATTTCGAGCTGCGGTGATTAGCTGGACGGCGTCAACTAACGAACATCACGCTGGGAAAACACGTCGTTTTCTTGCCGCTCACTAAGTTGGTG from Novipirellula artificiosorum includes:
- a CDS encoding right-handed parallel beta-helix repeat-containing protein, yielding MSWLAMAMCMQLSRDYIFKTYFSVNRLMQAAVNEGLQWKTRGKGEAWWLLFLLLVSPGVCCGNGLLEGKSLQADLDAGKDISLRPGQVVELQEALKFRVAGQRIETVGVKTASNYARITHVDGGHGTLIDASGIAGATLSKLVLDGNRPGFHPPEGLAAQEPMLSFGGEGAVGQQVLNCIVIGSRCAGGWAAIHIQEGGQGIVVADNLVFSSGVDFRGNGRSQGEKPHGMADGISTASRDTSILNNLIYDATDEGIMVQGAPGTQVRGNVVVAISREMLGGIALIDPFRFHAMDAENKVFDYRNGPSGAVICRKILCP
- a CDS encoding alpha/beta hydrolase; translation: MGHQTEVDMIARSRFALTALAGYFIAVTCALTGHASEETVAVAKVVNGMGIPIVVHQPTSGQGPYPVVFHVHGGGWNGGTSTEVPPATVGQEARILCDRLGIVFVGLAYRCKEQGGTYPLAMSDLQDSVAWFRQRAEAFNADLSRFGFSGGSAGAPLSAMMAQQTPQCRSYLGCWGIYDFTNSEESLFPDEEARRRYGLASDDEAFEASAFHHLRRPPPATLLLHGGLDILTHPSQSLRFREQIEAEGGSGQAIIFSEMNHNFMSPNNPDAFKKSVLAISRFYQEQFDLAFDEYAQFERDLDDMLDGYFPADSVDEQALLGIWEGKFESLVLSEEGRAEIINRQRRRIPAAYSTETATIEVTSNDESRTFHLRRDGRAIYEILQDERRAGMKVLYSKRK
- a CDS encoding sulfatase is translated as MLSFTTLAAAESQPNVLFLAVDDMNDWIGCLETTPHAITPNIDRLAARGVNFTNAHTAGVFCAPSRAAIFSGQYASTTGCYETPNYFVGHPEIEALQMSFAKGGYATFGAGKLFHHPEGAIDQRGWTEFFLRNQFQRESGWPLESWSSETPVPQPFPASVYNQGQTFKAGLFLEWAGIPNDKEEEMADTIRVNWAVKQLKQKHDKPFFLACGLYSPHYPNYCPQKYFDLYDPAKIEMPPMKENDLEDLPPKTRKRTEARKLFHHEKLVKMGAMADAIHGYLACISYADAMLGRVLDALESSPYADNTIVVLWSDHGYHHGEKGQWGKHTLWERTSNVPFIWAGPGITEGVKTDVTVSLIDIYPTLSEMCDLPTPHQPLEGESLAQALSNPSAATDRNVYLPYMTPGEYAIINRDWRYIRYGEDGEELYSLREDPNEWNNLVSDDQYADDKYADVKANLSRSAPKTFAAPEEKLNLRKDLVIEGDTFRWEKGKGNYTPQPKYRPYTSQ
- a CDS encoding tetratricopeptide repeat protein, coding for MYNKLGNTLRNEGKLTEAIAVYNQAIERDPQNIDAHRRLCAALQVQGPMAETLDAARKLVELNPGNADAYNVLAWLLVTVPIENGEYQDIDSAVSLAQNACKLAPNNAGFWNTLGVAHYRAEQWQEVIAAMEESMELGVDHPTNWLFLAMAHQRQGNRDEAQHWYRKSIAWRGRKKLDAKLQSFYTEAATVVEP